The window CATTGGAGATCGCCGTGATCCGTGCATTGAGAGGCACACGAGGTCGTGTCGGCGATGGTCCAGCCGGACTCGCTCAACAGTGGGGTTGTGGCACTCCAGTCCCAGATGCGTTCCGCCCAGTCGGAATAGGTGTGGTTGCTGGTGAAACGGGCCAGACGAGCCGCGAGCTGAAACAGCCCTCCGTTGGAGATGGCGTTCTTGGTGGTATATCCGTCCTGCCAGGGCCAGATCTGCCAACGCATCCCACCACGGCAGCTACTGCTATCCCAACGCGGCACCTGGGTGTTGAATACACCTTGAGCGAGCGCCAGCCACGACGGCTCGCTATCCTGCTCCGGGAAATTCACTTCCGCAGCGGTCATGGCGGCCAATCCCCAGAATACTTGGTCGTCGTTGCCGAGATACTGGCTGTAGTTGGATGGGAAATAGTCGTCATTACCCTTTTGAAAGTACATGCCGTCCTGAACGATGCCGTTGAACTGACTGTCGCCGGTCCAGTACCAGTACTGGATGAGGGTCATGAACATGGCACCACCTTCCCACCAGGTGCCGTCCATTTTACCGGGGATGGCGCTGGATGCGCGGCCGTTGTAGTAGGCGATCATGTCAGTTGCGGCCTGCTTGGCCACATCCTTGAGGGAATCTGCCAGAATATGCGATTAGCCACGAACCATGGCCCATAGGCTGTGGGGGGAGCGCCGACTGGGATCGTCAATGTTCAGCTCAATCGCAAGAGCCGCCGGGACGGCGAGCAAGCCGGCCAAGAGGGGAGAAAACCACTGCGACCGAATCATGGGGAGGGTTcggggggaggaagaagcatTGAAACGAGAGTGAATCGTGcagcgaaaaaaaaaagagggaagCGGCagcaagaaagagagagaggtgtGTGACTGAGCCATGGGTAAGGCAGCCGCAGCGAACCGGAGGTAGAGCGCAGGAGTATACAGTCGAGTCGGTGGATCCGCGGGTGCTCAGGCCCACACAAGCGCCGACTTTAATTGAGCTTGATTCAATAGGGATCAATCACTACATCGTATGTGGTATTACTATGGATTACATATTATGACTGGCGGAATAGGATGACGCGGTGATGGGGATTTTACTGCATGCTCGACATCCGGTACTTCCTATACTACAAACAAGATACCGATGACGGCTACACTTGTCGGACTGGGTGACCCGCCAACCGAATATTAACCCCGCCCCTATTTTCACGCACGGAGTCTTCTAGGGTCCAAGCGTATGTACCTGCAGATAGATTATCGACACCATGCAGTCACGAGGCTACAGAGTAAATAAACCACGCGGACCGGGGACCACATTCCACAAGCACAAATCTATGTATTCATTTTTGGATCGAGGCAGGTAAAACATATCTATTACATCCGCTCCCGCCGACGGGGAGCCGCCCGAATGATGTTGTCCACACGCAGAAGCAGCTAGAGCCGGGTTAGTACAGATACAATCCAAAtagcagaaggaagaggggaCATACCTCAGCGGCCTCCGAAGCCGATGACACCaccgccttcttcaacttgTAGGCCTCCACCACGCCGAGATCACGCATGTCCGCAATGCCACCACCGGGCGTCAGTAGGTCCAGCCCGGAGCTGGTCATGCCGTTGTTGATGGCCTGGCGCAGTCGTGTCACCAGGTCGCTCGAGTCCAGTCCAGCATTGTCCGCCAGGATGGTCGGCAGCTGCTTGAGCGCATGGGCGAAGGAGTCCACCgccagctgcttcttgccggTGGTGTTCTGCGCGGCCTGTTCCACGGCCTTAGCCATGACCATCTCGGCGCACCCACCACCAAGCGTAATGCGGGGATCCTTGACCGTCTGAGACAGCACGGCCAGGGCGTCGTGGAGCGAtcgctcggcctcgtccaGCAGTTGCTCCGTGGCACCGCGGAGCACGATGGTGCACGCCTGGCCGGCGGACACACCGGAGAACTTGATCAACGTGTCCTCGCCGATGATCACCTCCTCGATCAGGTCGCACCCGCCGAGCTTCACCTGCTCCGGGTGGTCAAAGGTGGAGGCTATTTCGCCGCCCGTCACCAGCGCCAAGCGCTCAATGCCATCAAAGTCGGCGTGCTCAATAGACATGATCCCAGCTTCGGTGAACAGCTGCTCAGGCCAGTTATAGATAAGTTGGCGGTTGACGAAGCAGTTGATGCCATGAGACTTGATCCGCTCCACCTTGGCACGCATCTTCTCGCGTtctgccttctccaactcggccaaCTTGCCTGTTGACTCAACTTTGACCCGAGCTCCAAAGATCTTGACCTTATCCGTGTCCATGGCGGTGTTGGCCACGAGGATCTTGGCATTCTCCAGCCGCTTGGGCTGGTTGACACCAATCTTCTTGTCGAGAATAAAACCTTCGTCGAGGTAGGAGTCGCTCAGCTTTCCACCCGCCTTTTTAATCACTTGGATGTGGCTGAGGTCGGTCGAGCCTTTGAGACGCAAGACAGCCTCACAGGCCAACCGAGCAAAGTGGTCCCGATCTTGAGCCAGCACCTTGGAGCTGAGCGTCGTGCGGGCGATCGAGTGCAAGTCTTTGCGGAAGGACTCTGGGTCCTGGCTGCGGTCGACGGCCACTGACTCGAGAGCGGCGAGGGCAGCCCGGCTGGCGATCCGGTACCCTTCGATGATGGTCTGGGGATGGATCTTGCTGCTGACCAAtttctcggcctcgcgcAGGAGCTCGGCGGCCAGCACGGTGACCGATGTTGTGCCATCACCCACCTCATCATCCTGAACCTTGGAAATGTTGACCAGGACCTTCGCGGCGGCGTTGTCCAAAGCGATTGACTTGAGAATCGTAGCACCGTCATTTGTCACGAGGATTTCGCCGGTCGACCTATGCCCCTCACCATGTCAGCGGTTGTTCTTGGTTGTCGGGCTTTGCACGTACGCAGATTGTAGGATCTTGTCCATGCCCTTCGGGCCCAGCGTGCTCTTCACGAGGTCtccgacggcgatggcgcccaCAAAGGCGGACAGACGGGCgttctcgcccttctcctcgatAACATCGTCGGCAAAGATCTGTGTGGGATTGCCGAAAGACGCCTGGGCAAGTCAGTTATTGATAAGATGTCAGACACAGGGGTCGCATACCATGGTTGCCAGTCAATGTTGGTGTTGATTATTGTTGCAGCGGGGGAAGGAACAGGAGAAATTGGTTTGGTGGCTTTCACCGCCTGCATTTCgtcgtctttcttccttctccacattTATTCTTCTCCCACTTGTATCCCCTCACGAACCATGGCAGATGCTGCCAATCCCTCCAGCAAGCGACCGCACTCGGCCGTCGACgcggacgaggatggtgagtGCTGCCCCTCAGCTCAGCCGAGCATCGACACTGACCTCGTCAATCATTAGGCGCCGACGACTCCTCCGACGATGATTTCGGTCCTGCGCTGCCCACCGAGGTAGCtcccaagaagaagcgacGGAAGCTGCCCTTTGAGAAGGTCTATGTGAAGGCACTGCCAGCTTCGGCGCGGTACTCCAAGTCGCTCATGCACAAGGAGCAATTGTCCTTCGTGACGGTCACGCCATTCACCGACTTTGTGATCACCAGCTCTGTGGATGGGGTGGTCAAGttttggaagaagatggctgaGGGGATCGAGTTCGTCAAAGAGTTTCGCGCGCATCCGGGCGAGATTCGGAGTGTTAGCGTCAGCGCCGATGGCCGCAGTTTTGCGACCTCCGGAGCTGATAAGACGGTCAAGATTTTCGATGTGATTACTTTCGGTGAGTCCCAAATCCGGCATGGGCCCAATTGACTTCATTGCTGACCGCGGTAGATCTTTTGTCCATGTATACGCTCGAATTCATGCCGCGCTGCGTCTGCTGGGTACACCGGCGCGGAGCTTCTCTGCCGCTTTTGGCAGTGACCGACGAATCGAGCAGTACAGTGCAGGTGTTTGATGGCCGCGGCGAAAATCCCCAACCTCTCCACACCGTTTCGGCCATTCACCGTAGTCCCGTGGTCTCGTTGGCCTTTAACAACGCATATGACTGCGTCGTCTCAGCGGACGAGTCAGGAATGATCGAGTACTGGCGTGCCGGGGACGGATCGTTTGAGAAACCAGACAATGTCTTCGAGTTGAAGTCATCAACAAATTTATTTGCgttcaagaaggccaagtcTACGCCGACAGCCATCACAATCTCCCCGTCCGGTGACCAATTCGCCACGGTTTCATTCCCAGACCGCCAGGTGCGCGTGTTCGACTTTGCGACGGGAAAGCTTTATCGTACTTACGACGAGTCGCTGGCAACAATCACGGATATGCAGCAGGCCGGGACTGCACCGTACACTCTGGACGCGGTGGAATTCGGACGGCGGCTCGGAGTCGAACGGGAACTTGAAGGAGAGTCGACACGCAACAAGGTCAATGTCACATTTGACGAGTCCGGCCACTTTCTGATGTACGGGTCGCTTTACGGGATCAAGTGCATCAATACGTACACGAACCGCGTGGTGCGAGTCTACGGGCGTGAAGAGCCCTTCCGCGCTTTGAACCTGGCCCTCTATCAAGGCCAGCCGCAGCGGAAAGGAGTGGTGACAGTCTCAATGGCTGCCAGCAGCAacccccttctccaggaAGCGGAGGAGCGCGATCCAATTCTCGTGTCTACGGGGTTCGCCAAGTTGCGCTTCTACATGTTCACCAACGAAGCGGACATTTCACGGTCGAGTCGCGACGTCCAGAATGAGAAACCCACACAGACCGCCGGCGGCACCGGTGCGGCCACGGCCAAGACGGCGGAGAGTGGCACGGCTGCCATTCTGCACACGACGATGGGCGATATCCATCTACGCCTGTTCCCTTCTGCCGCCCCACGAACGGTCGAGAACTTTGTGACGCATGCGCGGAAGGGCTACTACAACAACACCATTTTCCACCGGGTGATTCGCAAATTCATGATCCAGGGTGGCGACCCTCAAGGGGACGGGACAGGCGGCGAGTCCATCTGGGGAGGCGAGTTTGCGGACGAGTTCTCGAGTCTGAAACACGACAAGCCCTACACACTCTCGATGGCCAACGCGGGGCCGAACACGAATGGTAGCCAGTTCTTCATCacgacggagaagacgccgTGGCTGGACAACAAGCATACTGTTTTTGGTCGTGCAGTACAGGGTCTGGACATTGTGCACAAGATCGAGAACGTCAAAACCAAAGACGAGAAGCCCGAGGTTGACATCAAGATCgtcagcatctccatctcatAAATTTGTATAAAATAAGATAGCGTCTACCAGAGCAAAGATATTGCAAACATTTCCATGGCGCAATCGCGCCGCTATGTACATGTCAACCCAAACGGCCGTGGGTCGAGATTTTATAGGCGGAAGTAAGCATACACGATATATATCAGCCGATAGAAAGCAATCAAACAGAAAGATAGACGAGACAAAAGATCCATATAGCCAGCCAAAATCAAAAACTCAAAACGACGGGCGCCCGAAGAACCGAGTCATCATCCAGCGCAGTAAAGAAACCCGACAACCCAAAACGCCGACCGATGCaaggaagcagaagagacGGTCTGTACCCAGTGCACGATCACCGCCGAACTTCACGGATCTCCACATCGTCGGACATGGACATTTTCTGCAGACGTGAACGTCCATTTGGACCGGGGGCGCCCAAGGGGATATCGGCGCGCGAGCCACCCCGCGACTGTCCGGGAGTCGGAGACGCGCCCCAGTTACTACCGCCAGGGCCGATCGAGCCGGGCGCGGGACTGAGCACGCCCGAGTTGCGATCGAAGAACatgttgctgttgttgttgccgCCGTGGTATAGATTGGGTCGTTTGGCATCGTAACGGcgcttgaagaagacgccgCCGACGGCTATGGCGGTGAAGCCGATGATCAGAACGATCACCATGACCACCCATTGATAGTGGGTGCTCCACCTGCGCGAACATTAATAATTGATTTTTATTGGACTTCGATTGGCCcaaaaaaaggcaaaaggAAAACATACCAGGATGGTGTGGCCTGACCCGACGGCGAGGCAGAGGCAGCGGCCGAAGTCGCGGATGGACTGGACGAGGTGGTGGCAGTggtgacggcggcggcggcgccgccgctgtTCCCATCATCAACTTTGCCGCCCGAGTTACAGTAGTCGTTGTACCAAGTCGAGAGGAGTTGTTGGTCGGAGCTGCTGCACTCGTTACAGGCGGCGCCAGAGGACTTGAAGTTCGGCAGCAAGGGCGACGTGCAGTAGCAGGAGACCCAGGAGGCCTGGTCGGGATTGCCCACGCAATTCTGCTGGGCATTTGTCAAGGCGTAGCAGCTCAGACCGCACGACGGGAAGGTGGAGGAAGCGGCTGTTGGGAGAATAGAGGCGGCGATGCTGGGCGCGGTGTAGAGCGCCAGCAGGAGGAGGCCCTTGGTGAGCCACATGGTCGGTTACAGGAGAGAGCGGTTTCAAGGCAGACTGGATGGCAAAGAATGGAACCCTGGCAGATTTCACGTGGAGACGGACGGGGGCGagatcagcagcagcccatGCTGGAACGGGCGTGGATAGAGAAGATAAGAAGAAGTCGGAGCAGTAGCGAGcgagtgagtgagtgacgggaagaaagagaagcgggagagaagggaaaagaTGAGGAAAACGCGGGAGAGAGAATTGGTTGGTTAGTTGGTCGGGTTGGACGCCCGAACGCAGCCGTGGGGTCGCTTATTATTGATTTTTCACCTTGACAAGGCCGGTGCGACTGTACAGAGTGCTACTTCATCATAATGCAATTCTGTCTCCTCATCGTGTGTCCGTTTGCGGGAACTGTCACAGCTGTCAATCCCGACTGGAATGTTGGCCAAGCTCGTCGGGTGCGATCCGATCGCCCTGTTGTAGTAAGGATTGCCACCACGTTATCTGTTTCTAGGGGGTTCATTCTTCGTTTCCTCTCCGGAGACAACAATAATACAATAATAAATACCGAAAAAAAGGGGGAGGGTTCCACTCCCGATCTGTCAGGGGCCACGCCTGCTTATTCGACGATGGGCTGCAGCACGATTTAGGGCGGCCTGATCGCCCAATCGTAGCGCATCCGTTGGCCGGCCTGATTAAACTATGGCGAGAACGGCCGACCGGGGAAAAGAGTCTAGAAAGAATGGACGAATCCGCAGCCTGGACTATCATACTGACGCCTTCTTTTGCAAAGCTGCAGAAAGTCTGACCCAAGAGCCCAATCGTCCATTCATGCAATTAACGCGCATAGAGAAGGCAACGACGTCGCTCCAAGTGCTACTACGCACCTCCCTAAGCTTTACCAATGTaacgaccaccaccactacagaatatatatattgataaaaaaaaagatgctGAACTTTGTCTATTTATTCATACCTAAAACCTTGCGCGAACTTAGTACAGAAGACGCTGCCCCTTTGTACTATCTTTATGAGTCGAATGTCTGTCCGGACAAGCGAGAGGGGTTCAGAGTTGAGTTAGAAGGCGACAGTCTTTTGGTTCGGATTTCATCGGCGTCTCTAAAGAGCAGTGCCAGAATTGGCACTAGAGAAGTGGTACAAAGAAGTCAAATTCATCGAACGGAATGTCATCACTACTACAAATGAGCGAAGCGCTCGAGACAGGACGCTGCTTATGAGCTTCTACTACCCAGATGCTAGCCCGGAGAAGCCTACCTGCGAGTTTGACAATGGGGACCTCTCCCACCAAAGGCCGACACCGGGTACGACTTCAGAATTGATCATCATGCAGCTGTTCAAGGCGGCTCCGTATGTGAATGCCGAATTCAGTGACGAGGACAAATAGAGCTCTGACACCTCTCACTACAAAGGACACCCACTTTTATCCTTTCTAATTTCAGTACGGCGACATCCATGCATTATCCATCCCAACTATGCTACTCCTCGCGGAGGTAATTTGTTTGATGAGTTCATTCTTGCAAATTCTTTAATATCACTGGACGTGATATAATCCTTACCACACTGCCTCAGCTTTCCTAGTAGCCTATAGCGCGCGTTTTTAAGAGGTGCATGCCCCAGAAACACATTGGAGTCCTCCGTCTGGAGGTACTGAACAATCATGGTCATCTTGCCATACATAGACCGCTATGCAAAGTTAGTAACCAATTTGTATGCTAGTTGTTATAACCTCAAATCATTAGGTTATAGACACGGCCCCTCCAGCTAGAAGAGTGCACTAGCGAGGTTTAGCGAGACTTACACCCATTTAATAAAGATCCATCTGACGGGTCGCTCGGGGCTTGAACACATTTTACCTACACGAATAATACGTAAGTAGGCACAAACTAATAGACAAGAAATAGCAAAGAAGTGGGAAGTAAGAAACTTTGCAAACAAACTTACCACATTTCCCCCGTTGCACTGGCAGTCAAACTGGTCCGGGACATCGCAGCCGTCCCCTGGGTTACCGCAGGCGAGCGCGGAGGTAGAGCAGATAGCCACACCTAGAAATAGCGGGAGAGAAAACTTCATGATCGCGGCGAGTACTATTCGGTAAAGAATGTAGAAAAACAAGCTCCCCAAGATAAGCGAATGGTTGAGGAATATAGTAGTAAAATGTCAAAAACCAATCTTCATTTCTTTTAAGAGGGGGGTCCTATTTATATATAGTCATCTAGTCCTCCTTAGTTAAATAACTTACGTACTCCATATTAGTAATTTTCAACTATAGATGCCGAATAAGACTCCGGTTTACTCAATTAGGGAAAATATACTGGGTCCAGGATCGGTTGCCCCGCAAGCAATACAGCTACAGGGGGCCATTTGAGCATAGTCGAAATTAGTGTTGGCGATCGTGTCCAGATCAGTAGGTACAACGCTTCAAAATAGATCGGCAATAGTTATTTCAAGATAGAATATGGTGACCTGTGAAAATCTGAGGCCAGAAACGGCCGCCTTTCCTCTCGGAACACCCAGAGCGAGTCGCCGCTTGACCGCCCACCAGTGTGGCACCACCACTATTCTGCACCCGCCGAGCACTTTTAGTCACCCTCCCTCCTGATGGATGTGTaggtgcctgaggtgtcagcgcccactGCCGCCAATCGATAGACCTTCCAGATCACTTAGAAATGCActcatcttctctcgcttcttGGTCTGTAGTGTGATCTCCACGTTCAGGTCCTCGGCATGATGACGCGTCCCGACTTCCTCTGAGACTGCccgccatcaccatgtcTATAAAGGAATGCGGCTTTTGGGAACCAATGTATAAGGATCGCGGCTGTGACCAACCTGATGAGCGGTGCCTAAGGCGACTGTGCCtggcacgtgatatgggttctgtaGATAGCAGactctctttgtttcttcttcttctttcccttcgcCAACTTGGAAGTCCCGTCGTCCATAGCACTCAATTTGAATAACTTCGTCATTTTCTCTCCTGATCTGGTAGCCCGGTCACAGCGGCTATAAAATCCGACGCTCTGAGGAGGAAATCGAGGATTGGATTCGATGGGGGTGGATCTAGATCATGAGAAGCTTAACATGTTTGGAATTATTGATTTACTCGACGTCGTCTACGGCGAGCAGTAGCTTGACTACTGCCTCATGCCCGTTCTCTATCGCCAACGATAGCGGCGTCTGTCCATCAGAATCCTTAGAGTCTAGGTCGACGCCATCTATAGCGAGTAGTAGCTCAACAACTGCCGTATGGCCATCCCCTGCTGCTAACAATAGCGGCGTCTGTCCATCAATATCCTTAGAGTTTGGATCAACGCCGTCTATAGCGAGTAGTAGCTTAACAACTGCCTCATGGCCGTGCAATGCTGCCAAAAATAGCGGCGGCCATCCATAATGATCCTTAGAGTTTGGGTCAACGCCGTCTATAGCGAGTAGTAGCTTAACAACTGCCTCGCGGCCTCTCAATGCTGCTAACGATAGCGGCGTCTCTCCATCATAATCCTTAGAGTCTGGATCGACATCCTCTTCAGCGAGTAGCAGCTTAACAACTGCCTCACGCCCATTTCTTGCTGCTAACGATAGCGGCGTCTGTCCATCATAATCCTTAGAGTCTGGATCGACATCCTCTTCAGCGAGTAGCAGCTTAACAACTGCCTCATGGCCGTTCCCTGCTGCTAACGATAGCGGCGTCCGTCCATCAGAAGTCTCAAAGTCTGGGTCGACATCCTCTATAGTGAGTAGTAGCTTAACAACTGCCTCATGCCCATTTCCTGCTGCTAACGATAGCGGCGTCTGTCCATCAGAATCCTCAGAGTCTGGATCGACATCCTCTATagcgagcagcagcttaACAACGGCCTCATGACCGTTCCCTGCCGCTAAAGATAGCGGCGTCCGTCCATCAGAATCCTCAGAGTCTGGATCGACATCCTCTATagcgagcagcagcttaACAACGGCCTCATGGCCGTTCCCTGCTGCTAAAGATAGCGGCGTTGGATCAGATTCACGCAGAGGTTGAACTTGAGCTCCTTCTTCTAGCGATTCTTGAGCCGTCCCCTCTTGCCCGTATTTTGCAGCCCAGAATAATGCTGAACTTCCATGTTGTTGCACATCGTACCGATA of the Penicillium psychrofluorescens genome assembly, chromosome: 1 genome contains:
- a CDS encoding uncharacterized protein (ID:PFLUO_000108-T1.cds;~source:funannotate); the encoded protein is MIRSQWFSPLLAGLLAVPAALAIELNIDDPNSLKDVAKQAATDMIAYYNGRASSAIPGKMDGTWWEGGAMFMTLIQYWYWTGDSQFNGIVQDGMYFQKGNDDYFPSNYSQYLGNDDQVFWGLAAMTAAEVNFPEQDSEPSWLALAQGVFNTQVPRWDSSSCRGGMRWQIWPWQDGYTTKNAISNGGLFQLAARLARFTSNHTYSDWAERIWDWSATTPLLSESGWTIADTTSCASQCTDHGDLQWSYNYGTYISGAAYMYNHTDGAEKWKDGINGLWGTSQQFFPTLGFDGDGGNTMAEISCELGENCDRNQSCFKAFFSTWLAFMTTLVPFTAEQVMAKLRTSAQGAAKQCTGGISGQHCGRRWYQSTWDGTQGLEQQMSALGIFSASLVDDQQAPLTSTTGGTSKSNPGAGTANSDNDVVRLRAIHTSDQAGAGIVTVMFVAGWVLAVTWMIRGG
- a CDS encoding uncharacterized protein (ID:PFLUO_000111-T1.cds;~source:funannotate); this translates as MWLTKGLLLLALYTAPSIAASILPTAASSTFPSCGLSCYALTNAQQNCVGNPDQASWVSCYCTSPLLPNFKSSGAACNECSSSDQQLLSTWYNDYCNSGGKVDDGNSGGAAAAVTTATTSSSPSATSAAASASPSGQATPSWWSTHYQWVVMVIVLIIGFTAIAVGGVFFKRRYDAKRPNLYHGGNNNSNMFFDRNSGVLSPAPGSIGPGGSNWGASPTPGQSRGGSRADIPLGAPGPNGRSRLQKMSMSDDVEIREVRR
- a CDS encoding uncharacterized protein (ID:PFLUO_000112-T1.cds;~source:funannotate); translation: MSFYYPDASPEKPTCEFDNGDLSHQRPTPGTTSELIIMQLFKAAPYVNAEFSDEDK
- a CDS encoding uncharacterized protein (ID:PFLUO_000110-T1.cds;~source:funannotate), whose amino-acid sequence is MADAANPSSKRPHSAVDADEDGADDSSDDDFGPALPTEVAPKKKRRKLPFEKVYVKALPASARYSKSLMHKEQLSFVTVTPFTDFVITSSVDGVVKFWKKMAEGIEFVKEFRAHPGEIRSVSVSADGRSFATSGADKTVKIFDVITFDLLSMYTLEFMPRCVCWVHRRGASLPLLAVTDESSSTVQVFDGRGENPQPLHTVSAIHRSPVVSLAFNNAYDCVVSADESGMIEYWRAGDGSFEKPDNVFELKSSTNLFAFKKAKSTPTAITISPSGDQFATVSFPDRQVRVFDFATGKLYRTYDESLATITDMQQAGTAPYTLDAVEFGRRLGVERELEGESTRNKVNVTFDESGHFLMYGSLYGIKCINTYTNRVVRVYGREEPFRALNLALYQGQPQRKGVVTVSMAASSNPLLQEAEERDPILVSTGFAKLRFYMFTNEADISRSSRDVQNEKPTQTAGGTGAATAKTAESGTAAILHTTMGDIHLRLFPSAAPRTVENFVTHARKGYYNNTIFHRVIRKFMIQGGDPQGDGTGGESIWGGEFADEFSSLKHDKPYTLSMANAGPNTNGSQFFITTEKTPWLDNKHTVFGRAVQGLDIVHKIENVKTKDEKPEVDIKIVSISIS
- a CDS encoding uncharacterized protein (ID:PFLUO_000109-T1.cds;~source:funannotate), which codes for MASFGNPTQIFADDVIEEKGENARLSAFVGAIAVGDLVKSTLGPKGMDKILQSASTGEILVTNDGATILKSIALDNAAAKVLVNISKVQDDEVGDGTTSVTVLAAELLREAEKLVSSKIHPQTIIEGYRIASRAALAALESVAVDRSQDPESFRKDLHSIARTTLSSKVLAQDRDHFARLACEAVLRLKGSTDLSHIQVIKKAGGKLSDSYLDEGFILDKKIGVNQPKRLENAKILVANTAMDTDKVKIFGARVKVESTGKLAELEKAEREKMRAKVERIKSHGINCFVNRQLIYNWPEQLFTEAGIMSIEHADFDGIERLALVTGGEIASTFDHPEQVKLGGCDLIEEVIIGEDTLIKFSGVSAGQACTIVLRGATEQLLDEAERSLHDALAVLSQTVKDPRITLGGGCAEMVMAKAVEQAAQNTTGKKQLAVDSFAHALKQLPTILADNAGLDSSDLVTRLRQAINNGMTSSGLDLLTPGGGIADMRDLGVVEAYKLKKAVVSSASEAAELLLRVDNIIRAAPRRRERM